The Lepus europaeus isolate LE1 chromosome 1, mLepTim1.pri, whole genome shotgun sequence genome contains the following window.
ATCGCCAGGTGAGACCTCTCAACCCGCACCTCCAAAGCCAAtagccaaaataaacctgttttcTTTAGCAAGTAGCCTGCCCTATGCATTTCATTACCACAGTGAAAAACAGGTGACCACAACGGGCATGTGGTCGGTCAGCTGACATGCAGCGCCCGGGAGGGGGGGTGTCGGCCACATGGGCCATCTGGGGTTGCACCTGTCCTAAATTCTCTGTGGTGCCTACTCTCTCTTCCACAAAACACAGCttgaggagccggcgctgtggcatagcgggtaaagccaccacctgcagcgccggcatcccatatgggcgccggttcaagacccggctactcctcttccgatccagctctctgctatggcctgggaaagcagtggaggatggcccaagtccttgggcccctacaccctccccatgggagacccggaagaagctcctggctcctggcttcagatcagcgcagctctggtcgatgtagccaattgggggtgaaccagcgggtggaagactttctctgactgcctctgtctctctgtaactccacctttcaaataaacaaataaatctttaaaataaaataaaataagatctcAAGCAAGAAACACACATGAGTGTGTCTGAGGGCTGTTGTCAGTAGGAACATGCAGCACCACTCCTGGCACAGCGCCCTGGTGGCCTCTGTGTGGCTGTGCCCTTTGCAGGTGCAGGTCTCTGGCCCTGCAGGGAGCATCTTGGTTACACAAGAGCCCCCAGAACGAAGGTGCAGTCTGAGCCCCCAAAGGTGAGCTcggggcccctcccccacacagagCCCTGGCCACTTTGGATTGACAGCGCTTCCGGTCTGATCCTGCCTCCTGGAGAAGGCGAGACTTTGCAGTGCAGAGGCCCACGCTTCCGCTTCCATCATGGGGCAGGATAAAGACCCCTCCCTCAGCAGCACCCCGGCAGGCcggctgctggcctgggaggggcggCTCAGGCCCGATGCGGGGGCCGAGTCCTCCACTTCAAGCTGCCAGAGCCCCCCTTGATCTGTGTAAAAGTCCACGCTTCCCCAAACAGCCGttcagtgtggtggaatgagaaggccatgccaagatggccactggcaagccagcgtcagttactcaggaatggcttcaaaaccccctgggaaaccacctggcaatggagcctgcctggcaacgggctgtgattggttagggtatagaccgccccttgaccggattggctgcctccactatataagctgctgtaccaactgaaataaatgagtctgcaggctgctcgcctctggcctgctttcacctactcctggggtctgtgtggtgactctgcacctcttgcccccaccgcgctcctcctctcagaacgaatccacagcaacagttcAGGGCTCTGTGTCTGGGGCTCCCTGAGAGGCAGTGCAGGTGGAACTttgggggcggggcttggggaTCCTTGTGCCCCCTGTCCTCAACCATGGGTTTCTCACCAGGGCCCAGCCAGCTTCTTCTTGGCCCTGGAAGGCTGCCACCCACGGCACAGCTGAGCACACTCTGGTGGGGACAGCTCCATGCAGTTCCATCTCTCCTCATCGCCACACCACTGGCTCTgcccagtttcctttttttttttaaatatgtgtttatttatttgaaagtcagagttacacaaagagagaagagatgcagagagagagagagagagagagagagagagagagaaagaggaggtcttccatccattggttcactcgccaattggttgcaacagccagagctgcaccaatacaaagccaggagccaggagcttgttcaaggtctcccacgtgggagcaggggcccaatcatgtgggccatcttctactgttttcccaggccatagcagagagccggattggaagtggagctgccaggactagaaccagcacccatatgggatgccggcacggcaggcggcagctttacctgctacgccacagcactggcccctttgccCAGTTTCTTAAAACCTTATTTGCACACTGAGTcagaaggcagagtgccagagagagagagagaaacagaaagagagatcttacatcccactggttcacaccccctcTATATGTCCACTgtagccaggccaaaatcaggagccaggaacactctctgggtctcccgcatgggtggcagggacccaagtacttgggttgtcttctgctcctcccaggtgcattagcagaagcagagtaaccagggcttgaaccagcacttggctatgggatgcaggggccgCAAGCCAGGACTTAACCCACAGAACACAACACCCAGGGTCTCCCTCACTCATCTTTTCTAACCTCCACGAGTCTCTGCGGTTGTCTAGCAGGACACAATTGCTGTTTATTTGCAGCAACAAGGTACAAGGATGCCCTGGGGCTGGAGTCGATCTCACTATCCCAAATGTCCTTAGCATCCCCCAGCTGCTGAGAGCAATGACGCAGGTGGTACAGAGCTGGCGAACGCCCTTGAGGACACATTCTGCAAGTCACATCTTCCCCGGGGGACGTGGCCTACATGCGAGGTGGCTCCCGGGGTGCTCGGAGATGACTGTCCAGGAGCGAGGctgtccccagccagccctgggcaccgcGGCAGCAACTGGGCTGTGCTGGGGATTGTGGGAATTCGGAGCAAGGGGCAGTGCAGGCCAGAGCCTAGGAGGTCACACTGGCCAGGAGCTCCCAACAGCAGGACTCACATGTGGGGAACTGAAAAGTGCTGACCTGACCTGAGGGGCTGGATGGCGTTGCAGGAGGTGGGAGAAGGGGGCCGTCGGAGGCTGGCCTCTGGGACACTGCAACCCTCCCTGGCCAGCAGGCCTCTTAGGCTGGACCTCCTGGGACAGgtggcaggagcagggcagggggcacCGTGGTGGACGTGTGGGGTCTGTGGTGCCCAGTTGCTGCCACGGGGAACGGAGCACCCGCAGCGGGTGGGGAGTAGACACTGGACTCCGCAGGGCCTGCCTCTTACCATTCGCTTCAGACCAGCTGAGCTCCTGGAGTGGGCCTGGGGGCCGCTCCCCAGAGCCTCACGCATGGCGTCTGCTTGGCCATTGAAGGGACAGAGATTGTTGGGTCACCCTGCTGGGTGTCCCAAAGGTAGGCCAAGACGAGACACCCAGCATCGTGCGGATCTGTTTATTTGGCAAATCGGAGTAATCAAGGCTTTCGATATTAACTGTGCTGGTTTCCCAAGTGCACATACAGCAGGTGTGTCTCTGGCTCATTCAGACAAGCAGCACAAGTAGGGTCGCATTAATGGCCCAACAGTGGCTCCCAGCGCCTCTGCCCTTCTGGCTTTCCCCAACTCACCGGCTGCCCCTTGCTGGGGAGTCACCCTAGGCTGCACCCCAGGCCTGAGCCTGTTAACACTAGGGCCACCCCGTCTGCCCCCACTGTAGCCACAGGGccccagctggtgctgggccactCAGGCTGTGGCTACTCAGAGACTGGACCTTCGTGTAAGACAGCCCCCCACCCTGGCCTGCTGCACGGGATCTGTGCCCGCTCGCCAGGCCCtgcggagacagagacagagggagaaggcccctcctccccacagggTCCCTGGACACCATGCCCACCGACACCAAGATGCCACCCCCTCCAAGGCCCAGCCCCTGACATCACATCATGGGCAATGGCTCTGTCCCTGGACAGGCCCCAGCGGCCACAGTCAAGATTCTAGGTTTGAACGTTGCTGGGGAAGCAGGTGGTGTCAGGGCCCGCTGAGCTTTTCCTCTTAAGAAGCCGCTAACCCTGAGCGATGATGGGCACACGTGCACCTGCAGGCTACCTTGTCAGTGCCACCAACCGGGCTCCCCGCGGCAACACAGAGAGTGCCATAGGAGGACGGCGGGGGGCAGTGTGTAGTGTccatggcagggggagggggaggcagccgGGCTGCACGGAGCCTCCTCTGTGGTCTGCAGAGCCCCTGTGGACTCTGGCTCCCCTCCCAGTGTAATGACTCCAGCATCAGGGACACTTTGTCCCTTCCACCTCCCTGCCAGGCCCCCACTCATCCCCCTCCCCATCAGGGCACAGACacgccctcctcccacctcctcctccatcccctcctctcccccctctcctcctcctcttccctctccctccttccttctcccactcCTGGTCCCAGTCCTCCCCActctgccgcccctccccccaagcctccagggcaggtgggcggaggctgcttctctcccctGGCTTGGCTCATGTCGGGAGGCATCAGCACTCCTCACCCTGCCCACTCACTGCTGAGTCACTGTCACTCTGGCTGTCCTTAGGCCAGCAGAGCCCTGACACTTGTTTCTAGTTCCCAGCGCCCCCAGAGCCCCTTGCTCTGGCCTCTGAGGACACAGTCCCCCATTCCCCACTGGAGAGGAACAGCTCTGTGGGCTGCACCACCCGTGCCACCTGCCCAGCGAGCAAGAGATGCAGCGCCTCACTCTCTCTCAAGCCCGAAGCTTTGCTCAGCGTTTTTGAGGACGCAGGAAGAGCCCCCCCCCACTTGCTGGGGACAGAAAGCTGGTGTTCAGGAGGACCCCTCTCCCAGGGCCATCGCCCTCAGTCTCCCCCACCCTGAGAGGCGCTGACCCTCCACACAGTGGACGCCCTGAAGTGTGACCCCGGCGGAGGAGCTGTCCTTGCCAGCCCCtggcctgtctcctgccttccccaTGGGCATCCTGTCCCTTCTGGCTCTCAGGAGTCACCAGTGCCTTTGCACCATCTTCCCACTGTGGCCACAAACTTCCCCGTGGCCTCATCATCTGCAGCCTTCTCGGGCACGCCCACCTGCTATCCTCTCTTCCAGGGCTCCGGATGGGACCAGAATGCACAAAAGTCCGCCTCCCCCTGGGATCCCCAGATGGAAAGGGGCCTGAGCCGGCCCTACCACTCCCACTCCGTCTCTGCCCAAGACACCCCCACTGCAAGCAGCTCTGCCGAATCCCTCCCTCCTCGCCTCTTTCTTTCCGGAATCTTCTCCTCTAACAGCCCATCAGGGCATGCTGGGATTgatctcactctccttctcaaGTCTTGGGCACCGACATCGGGAATGCCTCTGGATCTTCAGAGCACCCCAAACACGGGTGACTTGTGCTGCGCCGTCTGGGTGCTGGGGAAAGGGCTCTGGCGAACGACAAACGGAAATGGTGTTCGGTGGGCAGCGGGGGGAGCGCAGCCGTCGGCGGGCTGCGGTCACACTGCCACATCGCAGCCCCGGCCACAGGACAGCCGAGACCAGGATTCGGGGCTGGGGTCTCCTTCCTCCGAGCAGAGCTCCCCACCCTTAGCCCCTGGAAGTCACGGTGTCCAGCTGCACCCTGGAAGGCCGGCGGGCCATGATGTCCATGCGGAACTCTTTGATGACAAAGTAGTAGCAGAAGACATCCAGGCAGCAGTTGACGTTGGAGAAGCACAAGGCCAGCTGCAGGAACAAGCTGATGTTCTGCTTGGCCCCGCACTGCGCGATGAAGCCGTTCCTCACCAGGAACTGCAGGAAGAAGGCCAAGTGCACGGGCAGGAAGGAGACCACGAAGACGGCCAGGCTGGCGGCGATGCTGCGGATGCAGGCCCTCTGCTGCACCCAGTCCTGGGTGTAGTCCCTGTGGCGCCGCAGGAGTTGGATGCTGCGCGAGGAGCAGAAGCCCATGACGGCCAAGGGCAGGAGGAAGCCGAACACCTCCAGCGGGAAGAAGACCTTGGCGCTCCACGTGCCATCCGACATGTTGTGGAAGCACTTGTACTCCATCTCACCGTGGAAGCTGTAGACGGGAATGCTCCCGGCCCACACCAGGCCCCAGATGGTGCAGCAGATGCCGAAGATCTTGCCGGGGGACCGCAGGTGGCTGACCAGGAATGGGTACCGGATGGCCAGGTACCTGTCCAGGCTGATGAAGCAGATGGTAAAGACGCTCCCGTACATGCTGACGAAGTAGAGGCACTCCACCAGCGTGCAGAAGGCCGGCACCGGGGGCCGCACCTGCGACAGGACCATCTTGAACGGGAGCGAGAGCACCAGCAGCAGGTCGAAGATGGCCAGGTTGATCATGTAGATGGAGGTGGCCTTGTAGTCCGGCCACCTCCTCTTCAGGAAGGAGCTGAAGCCGCGGATGGCCAGCACGTTGAGCAGGAGGCCCAGCAGGAAGGTGGGGATGTGGACGGCCAGCTGTAGGGTGTTCATCAGCTCGTCCACGTACTTGAATGAGCAGCTCATGTTCTCACCTGCAACACGAGCCAAGGGTTAGAGGGCGTTCCTCTCGCCCTCCTCAAGTCACGGCCCCAAGTGattttgtctttaaagatttatttatttgaaaggcagagctacagagaggaagaggcagacagagagagaaagagagagagagagagagagagagagaggtcttccatccgctggctcactccccagatggccacagtggccggagctgagccgatccaaagtcaggagccaggagcttcttccaggtctcccatacgggtgcagaggcccaagaacttgggccatcttctactgctttcccaggacatagcagagagctggatcggaagtggagcagccaggacttgaaccggcgcccatatgggatgccggcactgtaggcggaggctttacccgctacaccacagcgccagcccctcaagtaaTTTTGTCAAGGATAATAAACACCTTCACACAGCTATTGGTGTGAATGGAATCCCAAttacaaaacacagaaaaggaaaatgacctCTAGGCACGGCACCCAGATAGAACCACTGTGACCTGTGTACAGCGGCTTCTGCGTGGACGGTGGGGTCACATAAGCCCATGGTAAGATGGAACTGCGTTTGCTGTGtccaacctggctcagccttgctaCCTCAGACACGCTCAGAGCACTCCCGTCAGCCTGCTGTTGGGCCAAAGCATCAAGAATAAAGCCTGTTTGCAAGCAATGTGCTGAATGGCACCGCCAAGGACTGGATACTGCACCTGCAGTGGTAGCAGAGTGGATGCCCGGATGTGCTTCTGCACCACGAGAAAGCCAAGAAACGGTTTGGTGAGGCACCCCTGGGCGTCACTCCAGACTCGTGGCCTCGTTCTctctgcaccacacacacacacacacacgtttttcttttacaaaagtgGACCGTACTGTGTACAAACATGCAAACgtgttcctttgtgtgtgtgtgtgtgtgtgtgtgattagaaTTCCTTCTGCTGAACGTCATGACGATAACACAAAACCTTGACTCACACTGGTTTAACCAGAAAAGAATTCCCCATAATGGAAAACATGACAACTACGGTGGGGCTGGCTTCAGGTGCAGCTTGAGAACGGGTTCAAATGCCGTCTCCAGGACTCAACCACGCTCTGAttctgccctccccctgccctcccccgcccACCTTCCCATGCTTGGCAGCTTCCCTGAGCGTAGGCATCAGGCAATCATCACATCGGATTTCCCTGGACTCGGATTTATTTCCCCATTCATTGGCTCAGGAAGAACATTTGACTCACCCAGAGGCAAGAAAAGCAATAAAACTCTCGCTGGGGTTTCCAGGCAGAGTGTCCACACTGCTTCTGCGGGATTCAAAGTTCGGAAGGCCTTGGTGTCTGGAACCAAGCGAGGGCTTGAAGTCCCCACAGGGCAAACACAGGCGCTTAGGCAGGCAGGAAATCAGAGCTGGCCTCAGGGACGGGAGGACCAAGACTCCCAGGCTCTGACCGCACAGGGATGGAGTCtgaggcaggcctgggaggcaAGGGGGGGATGCATCCTCGCTGTGTGGCCTCATACCCAGGTGGTGGCCATGGAGCAGCTCAAGGCCAGCATGTCCCACCCAGGCCTCCCGGGAGAAGCGAGAATTCAAATAAGCCACAATGATCACCCTCCCCTGTGTGCCCACCCGCCCACCACTCGCCTCCTTTGCCATCTTCCCCACTCCCTGCCGGTGAGGCCAAGCTACTGTGCACCTCTGAGCCTCTGGCTATGACTTCCTGGCTAGCTGGGCCGAGGTCCCAAGATACAGCTGGCACGGACAGTCTCTCACCGGAGAATCTCGCACCGGTGATCGGTGCTGCCATATCTTTCTGTCTATGTGGTTATCctaggctttttgtttttttaattgaaaaggcATCCCACTCAGTAAGATACCCAAACAGTACAAAAGAACACACAACTGAACGCCAGCCTCCGTAGAACCCCAGGGCCTCATGGTACTTTCATGGTTAACAgtctcctgtattttttttttcctagaagttTGCCAAGCGTATGCATAGACATACACGTAAAATGTGGAAAATATGCCTATAGCTGTGTCTCTTGCTTCTTTTACTGAACAGTGTTTCCTGGAATTTGTCCCATGTCAGATGTGAGTCAGCCGTTTATCTCTAACAGCATCATTGCATCCTAGTGTGTGGATAAACCACAGCTCGCCCAGCCAGGGGCCTGTTGATGAAGATGTCCCAAAGCCCACAGTAACCACCCCCATGACTTATTTCCTTGCTCCACAGCGGTGGCCAAGAGCATTCTTGCCCTGCTGTTGCATCACACCTGGAGCTGTGGGAAGAGCTTGGctcttgaagccaggagccaagaactccatctgggtcttccacatgcgtggcaggaatccaagtatttatgatacaggcaggcagataggattaaaccAATTAGACTCATGAGCTGGAAAACcatgccccctcctgccccctgtaAGATCTTATGTCCCTACCTGATCTTACCTGTATACACCCCACCTTTTGATTAGATTATgcaaccactccccttttggaagcGGATAAAAGATGTGGATAAACAGATCTGGATAAAATAGCAACGGGAAATCAGCTCTTGCTATACGCCCCCTAAGGCAGACTTTGCAATCTCTGATTTCCAGCTGGAGTTTTATAAAAAGGAGCAGACTTCCATATAAATGTAATTCTGATCTTAATTCAGATAAAGATATGATAAAATATCAGCATCTTAAATCATCAAGGTGTAATTGATAAATGTACATTGGGTAAAAGTAAATGAGATAattgtgtctaaatgtaaacattGGTACTCTTTTTCATCTTACAGTCTatggaaaaactatttgggtttgctAACATATGTTTTCATAAACTATCATATGTGAAAACTAATTCAAAACTGCTTGAAAGTACCTAAAGTTAGAATtcaatgttggggctggtgctgtgacgtagcaggtaaagccactgcctgcagcatcccacatgggcaccagtttgagtcctggctgcttcacttccgatccagctctctgctatgtcctgggaaagcagtagaagatggcccaagtccttgggcccctgcacccacctgggagacccagaagaagctcctggctcatgatttcaggtcggctcagctccggccattgcggccatctggggagtgaccagcgaatggaagatctctctctctctctttctgctctcataattctgcctttcaaataaaataaatacatctttttattttttaaaaaaagcattcactatgttatcttatttagaaaacatcttaatttggagatttttaaggcattatttcaaaatgtaagtcAAGGAGATCAGCAGAAACATTTGGAAACAGCCCTAAATCTGTTTTCAAAATCTGTTTAcaggtcagcgccgtggctcaaaaggctaatcctctgcctgcggtgccagcatcctgggttctagtcccggtcggagtgccggattctgtccaggttgctcctcttccaggccagctctctgctgtggcccgggagtgcagtggaggatggcccaagtgcttgggtcctgcacccgcatgggagaccaggaggaagcacctagctcctggcttcgaatcagcgcggtgcactgccCGGAgcgcaccagcagcagcagccattggggggtaaaccaacaaaaaaggaagacctttctctttgtctctctctcactgtccactctgcctgtcaaaaaaaaaaaacaaaaaacaaaaaaacaaaaaaaacaatctgTTTACAAACTGCAGCATCTCCTTTGAATAGTTGTTGTTTAACTGGTGACAGTTTTCTAACCAGCTCCAGTAAGCTTTCTTCTCTTCCCTAATTCTGattctgttaatattttccaaGTACTAATTTCCAAATGATTCCATGTGTTAacccttatgtttaaggttttattttttggatGCCTAAGAGAcacatgttttgttttctgttgaatTTATTATgctctctactgtctctgttaagatCTGACTGTTTCAAAACAGCTGAGTTTGTAGTAAAGTTTTATTTGAGTATATACTTATTCTAAAGCATTTGAGCGATCCCTTTATAGCAATGATCATGTCTGGTCTATGTTATGCCATGATGCTAAGGGACGCTGTTgctaccagatattttaagccttcttggcatctttgacaggctttcaaaaaaaatgaaataaaataaaagttccaAATTTCTTGGACTTTGGTATTTCCTGTTGGGttcctggaaatgtcaaaggatatatctctcatcttgtagagacaccagctaatcaGGCTATGTGGATTAAATTAAAGCTACTGTTAAggtgtgaagtggtgctaaattttaagttatgacaatgtaaaatgctactgatacaaatgccCAGAAGTTACAAAAGTCTAATGGTCTTGTTATCAGACATGatgcttattttaattaaaaaggcccagaggcctaaaaggaataaatgtttttataaaatcttacaggtgctttcaaaaatactgtgtggagaaagcaagtgcctcttgttggttaatgagttcataattttaaacatggctttttaaagCCTTTTgccatccacagttttgtattctcCAGACACTAAAAATCAGATTACTGCTCATGGAAgttaaagcattgttggttctgtgtttaaatgtgttctcttttaagtcccaaaggacttctttttcccTGACTTCTACTGTGTTCAATACTTCGGGACAGTTctgtaagcagataaagccaataagGGACTACAGGTGCCAACTGAGGCAAAAGTATGTATGTAAATTCAagggttttttaaattatttatttatttattttgacaggcagagtggacagtgagagagagagacagagagaaaggtcttccttttgccgttggttcaccctccaatggccgccgcggctggtgcgctgtggtcggcccaccgcgctgatccgatagcaggagccaggtgcttctcctggtctcccatggggtgcagggcccaagcacttgggccatcctcctctgcactctctggccacagcagagagctggcctggaagaggggcaaccgggacagaatccggcaccccaaccgggactagaacccggtgtgccggagccgcaaggcggaggattagcctattgagccgcagtgcaggCCTAAATTCAAGTTATTAAGAGCaggaagtggccggcgccgtggctcaacaggctaatcctccgccttgcggcgccggcacaccgggttctagtcccggtcagggcaccgatcctgtcccggttgcccctcttccaggccagctctctgctgtggccagggagtgcagtggaggacagcccaagtccttgggctctgcaccccatgggagaccaggagaagcacctggctcctgccatcggaacagcgcggtgcgccggccgcaacgcgctaccgcggcggccattggagggtaaaccaacggcaaaaggaagacctttctctctgtctctctctcactgtccactctgcctgtcaaaaatttaaaaaaaaaaaaaaattaaaaaaaattaaataaataaaaagagcaggAAGTAATTCTAATTAATTGATGGTaagtttttttaatgttaaagatttgaagaagctattactgaaactgttttattgttttatcCTGTAATGTATGTTATACgttctatgtgtgtacatattgtatgtctacaagGGAAAAATTATTAAGGTCTTGCTATTCTCTCTGCCTTGTtggcttggaaattcttctttcgcATGAGGCAAAAGGACCGACATAATCTTTTCTCTACCACCATTCTACCCGTTACACACTCAAGGTAAAAACCTTGTGTTTAGTACGGGCTATGTccccagaagaaaattaaatccaTTTAACCGATCTCTTTTACTGGGGCTGCCGTCACACACCCTCAGCCCATCCCGCTGAAGCGCCAGCTACAAAGCCAGTGTGGGCAGAACAGGGAAACCAGACGCATTACTTCAACGGGCAGCTGAACACCTCAAAGCTGGTCCTATTGAACTTTCCACTGGTCTTGGAATAGTCCAGtatttgtcataaagaaaaagatCAGGTACGTGTCAATGTTGGTGGGTTTAAGAAGAATCAGTGCAGTAATTCAGCCCATGGGGGCTTGCAGCCAGGTCGTCTGTCTCCTACTCTGATCCCTGGAAACTGGCCTCTGGTCATAAttgatttaaaagttttctttaaaatgttccaCTAGATTCTACTGATTGTGAAGCAGTTGCACTTACCATTCCTGCCATTAGTATGAAGGGAGCCACTTTTCTATATCAATGGGAAATGTTGCCCAGGGTATGCTAAGTAGCCCCACTAT
Protein-coding sequences here:
- the GPR55 gene encoding G-protein coupled receptor 55, coding for MSCSFKYVDELMNTLQLAVHIPTFLLGLLLNVLAIRGFSSFLKRRWPDYKATSIYMINLAIFDLLLVLSLPFKMVLSQVRPPVPAFCTLVECLYFVSMYGSVFTICFISLDRYLAIRYPFLVSHLRSPGKIFGICCTIWGLVWAGSIPVYSFHGEMEYKCFHNMSDGTWSAKVFFPLEVFGFLLPLAVMGFCSSRSIQLLRRHRDYTQDWVQQRACIRSIAASLAVFVVSFLPVHLAFFLQFLVRNGFIAQCGAKQNISLFLQLALCFSNVNCCLDVFCYYFVIKEFRMDIMARRPSRVQLDTVTSRG